In Mesoplodon densirostris isolate mMesDen1 chromosome 2, mMesDen1 primary haplotype, whole genome shotgun sequence, the DNA window gcactctcaaccactgcaccaccagggaagcccgaaaatctatttttaatcaTGAACTCTGCTTGCTTGTTTAAAAATCATTGTGCCACTGATAAATTAAGTAGGCTGCTGCATAAGAAAGAGAACTCTTGAGAATTTAAGAATTCTTGATGGaggttcattctctctctctctctctcacacacacacacacacatacacacacacacacacacacacacacaccaagcagCACTGTTTCTCAAGCAATTGGCTTGGTGATAAGTTTAGTACAGTGAGTTGGAGGGATAGCATGAGGTCAAGGGGCAGCACAAAAAGTTTGCTTGTGGCACACCATGGCTTTGTAGGGATAGGAAGCTTCTGAATCGATGCCGTTGTTATCAATGATATATTGGAAAGCCTCTGTCATGAAGCCACCATTGCAGCCTTTATTCCCATATTTTTCAGTTGAGCAATCCACCAGGTTCTGTGCACTCAGAGACACCAGCTTTCCTGTTTTCAGCTTCACTTGTGCTTCCAGGGCTCCCACAGCACTGAAAGCCCAACAAGCACCACAAGAGCCCTAAAACAGAGACAAAGTCACAAGGGCAATCACAGAGTCAGTAAGGATGACTTCCATAACACAAACTGGGCAACTCCCAACACGTCAGCGCTTTCAGCAGTTCTAGGAAGAGCTCCCCCAACTACAGTTTCGTCTTCCCTTCGGCCATGGCAATGAAGACCAAATACTTGATTGTTCTCTGGGCAAGGTCTaaccttaataaatatttacgaATGGCTGAGCTCAGAGCATAATTGCCATATTCAAATATATTAAGAAACAGTACTTACTGAGCATGTACCAAATCCCAGCTATTTTTACCCCATAGTAAGGGAGATAAATGCTAATAGTAAAGTGATTTTTGAGAGGAACTGGGATGATTCCCTTGACCTAAAATACTCTTCCTCCTGCCAAATAATGCCTGAAACATAAGGTTAGCATTTTTCAGACATTTTTAGCTATAGAATTTTTTTGGTCATAAGATATTTTACAGGGAAgcataaacaaacagaaaaacacaaagttgCTTTAGTTTAAAAAGGTGCAGAGTGTTCTAAGCCACATCAtaattgttctctctctctccacctcatCCCACTCTGCTCTCTAGAGGAAGGAAGCAAATTCAATTTACTTTTGGCCAAAGCAAAATCACCTGCTAAAATGCAAGCACCCAGAGAAAgtatttcattaaattatttataGTTAACACTTAGATATGTAGTTTATTGGGTCTTCTTATACTTTTGTTTTAGGGAAGCTCCAGTAAGAAACCCAAAACtagttgaaagaaaaatatctaagtggaaaagaataaGAGATTAGCAGTATCATTCACTTCttaatttttctattcttctttggTCACAAGCTGGAGCAGCTGCCCAGGACactgattcttttcccttatcctGACCTCTAAGGTGATACATGTGTTTTATCCTTAGTTGTCCCTAACTAATTTAGGATtttgtagctttctttcttttttctttacaagcaaattaaaggaaatacaaaaacatAGGAACAAATTTATAAAGTCCATATATTTCTTATTCTAACAACATAAGCCTAGTCATGAATTAACTTGACCACTACAATTTACAGGCCACTCTTAGCTCtagtttttcctctccttcaacCCTGAAATTCATAAGTGAGATGGAGGAATAAACTTCCTGATTGAAATTCTCTCACACACATGATACTATTTCTCAAGTAATTGGTTTGGTGGAGGGTCCAGCGCAGTTGATGGATAGCATGAACACTAAAGGTCTGTCTTAAAGACCTGTTTGCTTAATTCACAGTTTTTTCCTTAGTCTAATATTGATGGCTCTAACCTTTGATGTTCTCAGCACTGTGGGGAATACAAAAAGTATCATATGTGGTCCTGGCCCTTCAGGAGCTCACAATGTACTTGGGAAGACAAGAATAGCAAACATACTTAGAAAGGAACCTAAGGGACTATGAGATTCACTGCCAGATTAGGTAGCTAGACTCAGTATTTAAGGAAGAGAGATCTCGAACTGGGGCCTGGGATGACAATACTCACCTGGTATTTCACTTCAGTAACACACCCCTTCTCTCTCCAGTCCAGAGAATCAGGCAATTTCTGATTAGGGTTTGACTTGTAAGTGACATTTCTCTTCCATTGGCTGGGAACTCTCAGGGAACTCATCAAAGATATCACTTCTTCACTGGTCTACAAAGATATATACATAGCTCCTTTCACTTATACCCTTCTTTTCAATATCCTGATAACTGTaactgtgaatatatttaacaacTAAGAGAAACAAGTGGTAGCTGTGACTAACATAGGTAACTATCTGGTAGGTGAATGATCTGGGTCTCTTTAGTCTTACACTTTGCCATTAACATCACAGTTAGGCAttgggaaggagaagaagaagatgatAAAAACTAGGTTACAGAGAGGCGGATTTTTGGTTCAAAGCAAGGCAGAATTTTATAAAAGGGTTGTCTAAAAAGTGGACTAAACTGGTTTTCCTTGTGAGAAAGAATTATAAAAGAGATTCCTGCATTTAAGCTACTTAGGGTGTTCCTTTCCAAGGGGTACTATGACTCTTAATTTTGGCCACAGTGAAAAAGTTTTGTAGGGTAGAACAGAATCTAATAACTAATGGGAGATGATTTGTGATATTAAATACCCACACTCCCCCATTAAGAAAGCAAGTGGACCATATTAAATTATCAATTTAGACTTACATAACTATGGtaacattctaaaatattttgggTAGCCTTTAGGTAATGCTTTctagaattaataaaaataaaagtaacagtGGTCTGCGAGTTAAAAATACTCCTTTAAAGAAGGGATTTGTTAAGGAAAGTGATCACAGTAGGACCAAAGAAGGAATCTGTACAAATTCTTATGTCCTtaaattctgttttctaattttatacacATACAGAAAACACTCCTTTGTTGTATACCTTCAAATTGCCTTTGGGGAGACAGAAATCCTGTTTACCCAGAGATGAAAATAGGATTATTTATAATTTACCTACCATGTCTCCCAGGTGGTTCATGCCTAGATCATATGAATGCATTCCCATTGAATGCTCCAGATTGTGAAGCATCAcagtttttagattcttttcccagatgAGACGCCGTGCTACTTCCTCATtctaaaatataaggaaaaagaacataGTTATACTGAATCCTTCAAAAGTGTGttcaataatgaaaataaacatattatgAAGCATTCTATTAAGTGTGGATCTGTTTGGGAgcatacaaataaatgaatatatccaATATAACTGGTAAAATTGCACAGTAATCTTAACTCTTCCTCTTAATTGCTCTGATGGTGATTAATATCATTTTAGATATACACAATGAACTTCCTCAATTtgctaaaaagtttttttttagaaattgcaGTTTGTTGAAGTATATCCTTTGTAAATGGTAAACTCACTTAATCACTTAATTataggtcttttaaaaatattttcttttttaccctCACTCTTGAAAAATAGTTTAGCTGATTATaaatttctagcttttttttttttttttttttttttttttttttgctgtacgcgggcctctcactgctgtggcctctcccgttgcggagcacaggctccggacacgcagcctcagcggccatggctcacgggcccagccgctccacggcgtgtgggatcttcccggaccggggcacgaacctgtgtcccctgaattggcaggcggactctcaaccactgtgccaccagggaagccttctagCTCTTTTTATTCAGTTATTTGAAGATATTTCTCCATTGTCTTCTGATATCTATTATTGCAGATTAGAGGTCTGTTTAGTCTAATTGTTGTAATGTTTTTAACTTTGGTAACTTTTgcaattttctttccctttgatgTTTTGCAGCTTCATTACATGTTTGTGGGTGTGGGtttctttattttactctctTGGGTACTTTAAATTGGAAAGCACTTTTGACTGGAGGACTcaggaacattttttttcctatttggaaaattctcaaccagtatctcttcaaatattgcttctccACCATTCCATCAGATGGAGCCACAAACTCTCTTTCATCTCTTTACCTGCATTttcatagtttttcctttttatttttgtgtgctgCCTTCTTGATGAATGCCTCAGTACTATCTTTCAGATTGCTGATTCTATCCAGCTCTTTCCAGTCTGGAGTTTATCCCTTTTATTGAGTTCTTATTTCAATgactatatttttttcatttctgagattTCTAATTGGATTTCTAATACATTTCACAATTTCTTGTTCATTCATGCAGATGTTATTCCAttatacatagttttaaaaataattttggtcCTATTATCCTAATTTTATCCAGAGTGAATTCATATTCAGACTGTTGATTTTGTTGCCCTCCAGGAGCTTCATTTACATAGAATGCAATGTACATGGTGCCTCCTAGAATCGCtgaccctcacctccacccccaagGCTGGAGTTTACGACAAGCCATAGCCCAATGAGCAGTCAGCAATAACTCTTTTCTGCCTCATTTCATTGAGTATTAGAACCCAGGCCTAGGCCCTGGTTCTAGGTAGTAAGTCTGGATGCAGTCCCTCTGTCTTGGAGCAAGATTTTACTGTTACCCCAGTAATGGACATGTACAGATATACTTCCAAACCActagagggaaaaaatgaaataaagaaaaaataaatctaatgaagtataggaaagaaaaaaaaagaaga includes these proteins:
- the CTSS gene encoding cathepsin S isoform X2, whose product is MKWLVWVLLLCSSVMAQQHRDSTLDHHWDLWKKTYGKQYKEQNEEVARRLIWEKNLKTVMLHNLEHSMGMHSYDLGMNHLGDMTSEEVISLMSSLRVPSQWKRNVTYKSNPNQKLPDSLDWREKGCVTEVKYQGSCGACWAFSAVGALEAQVKLKTGKLVSLSAQNLVDCSTEKYGNKGCNGGFMTEAFQYIIDNNGIDSEASYPYKAMDEKCQYDAKNRAATCSRYTELPFGSEDALKEAVANKGPVSVAIDARHSSFFLYRSGVYYDPLCTQTVNHGVLVIGYGNLNGRDYWLVKNSWGLNFGDQGYIRMARNSGNHCGIASYPSYPEI